The proteins below come from a single Magallana gigas chromosome 10, xbMagGiga1.1, whole genome shotgun sequence genomic window:
- the LOC105344757 gene encoding adenosine receptor A2b, with translation MNNSLPGNGSDGLAPKSLSYSVNLALGISSLGIIPVILVGNLMVIFAMIFYRRRLNTPTNVYIVSLSFADLSVGLATLPMYAFNYFSAATFIRYKYLCILKYSSILFSLSSSMYNLTAIAIDRYIAIIYPLKYPLWMTSSRARKIAIGIYVYNILVMCIPYFWHNDAVLSKRCDFYQGLPLAYTVSFSFGSIFVLLTCCLAMYIKVYRVALDNRKRTIERKVHIYYMRRQQLKKETKSASTMGVILFLFVAFWFPFMICGPLKYTPLSPEIVDLIKNISLLIAQSNSAVNPILYCWLKSDFAWAFKKMVPICQTRGFSRGIDSKRVPKINVIQMNDSFSGRI, from the coding sequence atgaacaactcTTTGCCTGGTAATGGATCCGATGGTCTCGCACCAAAATCCTTATCCTACAGCGTTAACCTAGCACTAGGAATATCATCGCTTGGAATAATACCCGTAATTTTGGTGGGGAACTTGATGGTCATTTTCGCCATGATTTTCTACCGTCGTCGGCTTAATACACCAACCAATGTTTACATAGTGAGCCTTTCCTTCGCTGATTTGTCTGTCGGTCTTGCAACTCTCCCAATGTATGCCTTCAACTACTTTTCCGCGGCTACATTCATCCGTTACAAGTATCTCTGTATTCTGAAGTATTCCTCCATTTTGTTCTCTCTGAGTTCCTCTATGTACAACCTGACGGCCATTGCAATTGATCGCTATATAGCTATAATTTATCCATTGAAGTATCCGCTGTGGATGACATCATCTAGAGCTCGGAAGATTGCTATTGGCATATATGTCTACAACATTCTCGTAATGTGTATTCCTTATTTTTGGCACAACGATGCCGTACTATCTAAAAGATGCGACTTCTACCAAGGACTCCCCCTGGCGTATACTGTAAGTTtttcatttgggtccattttCGTTCTTCTGACGTGCTGCTTAGCCATGTATATTAAAGTATATCGAGTTGCTTTGGATAACAGGAAAAGAACAATTGAAAGAAAGGTGCACATATACTACATGAGGAGGCAACAGCTAAAAAAGGAAACCAAGTCTGCGTCCACCATGGGTGTCATCTTGTTTCTGTTTGTGGCGTTCTGGTTTCCATTTATGATCTGTGGTCCTTTAAAATACACACCTTTGAGCCCAGAGATCGTTGACCTGATTAAGAATATAAGTCTCCTCATCGCCCAAAGTAACTCAGCTGTCAACCCCATTCTCTACTGTTGGCTGAAGTCAGATTTTGCCTGGGCTTTTAAGAAAATGGTACCCATCTGCCAGACGCGTGGATTCTCGAGGGGAATCGACAGTAAAAGAGTACCCAAAATCAACGTTATTCAAATGAATGACTCGTTCAGTGGACGAATTTAA